The Gemmatimonas sp. UBA7669 genome contains the following window.
GCTTCCCGAATACTTACAGTGCGTTTTGCCGACGCCGGGCGGCCCGAGGAAGACCACGTTTTCTTTGCGCTCAAGAAACTGCAGCGTGTGCAAACTCTCGAGCTGATCGCGTTTCACCGACGGCTGAAACGTGAAGTCAAAGTCGTCGAGCGTTTTGACACTCGGGAGGCGCGCACAGCGCATGGCCGTTTGCAGCCGCCGTTGATTCCGCAGCGCGATGTGGCTCCCCAGCAGCGCCTCCATCGCCGGGCCGGCGCTCAGCTCGCCCGCATCAATCCGCCGCAGAATGTCATCGACCGCTTCGAGCGCGCCCGGCATTTTGCAGTCGGCCAGCTGGGTGCGCAGCCGGTCACGCAGCGTGCTCATGACGCCTCCTCCGCGAGCAGCGCGCCGTAGTGCGCGAGCGCGCGCCGCTCCACCGCGACATGCGGTACGCTGCGCGTCGTGACCACGGCGTCGCGCGGGGGCACGAGGACGAGGGACCGATACGGCCGCAGCGCGAGCGGCTGCAGCGCCGCGGCTTCGTCGCGCTGGAACCGCTCGGTCGGCCGCTCGCCCGTCGTGCCGTGGATGCGCACATTGGCGACCTCCGCGAGCCACCGCGTGCACTGATAGGCGAGATCGGCATCGCCCAAAAACTCGCGGCCATACAGAAAGCTCGACCGCAGGTAACTGACGGGCCGCTCGACTTTCCCCTTCGTTTGTGCGCGGTACGGCTGGCACGCCCGAATGCGAAAGCTCCAGTGCGCGGCGAAGCGCCCGAACTCGGCGTTTTCCAGCAGCTTGCCGCCGTCGGGCCGCTGATCCTCGATGATCACGGCCTTGAGCTGATCAAACAGAATCTCGCGCGGCACGCCACCGAAGTCGGCGAAGGCGCGCTCGAGGCTCTGCATCACGGTCAGTGCCGTTTGGCGCGGCACGAACTCCACGTACAGCTTCCGCGAGTACCCCAAGACCACGAGCACCGCGTAGCGCTTGCCCCACGGCAATTTGACGTCGGCAAAATCAAACTGCGCTTGCAGCCCTGGCGCCGTCTCGAAGCGAATGATCGGCTCGGGCTCCGGGCGCGGCCGCACGCTGGCCACATAGTCCCGCAGCCGCGTCGCTCCGCCCTGATAGCCAGCCGCCCGAC
Protein-coding sequences here:
- the istA gene encoding IS21 family transposase — its product is MEQGLGKRAIAEQLGVSRRTVHHWIATGQLTRVVEAETTRTTVPRPQKLDRFKPLIHERLAAYPALSAERLFAECRAAGYQGGATRLRDYVASVRPRPEPEPIIRFETAPGLQAQFDFADVKLPWGKRYAVLVVLGYSRKLYVEFVPRQTALTVMQSLERAFADFGGVPREILFDQLKAVIIEDQRPDGGKLLENAEFGRFAAHWSFRIRACQPYRAQTKGKVERPVSYLRSSFLYGREFLGDADLAYQCTRWLAEVANVRIHGTTGERPTERFQRDEAAALQPLALRPYRSLVLVPPRDAVVTTRSVPHVAVERRALAHYGALLAEEAS
- a CDS encoding ATP-binding protein — encoded protein: MSTLRDRLRTQLADCKMPGALEAVDDILRRIDAGELSAGPAMEALLGSHIALRNQRRLQTAMRCARLPSVKTLDDFDFTFQPSVKRDQLESLHTLQFLERKENVVFLGPPGVGKTHCKYSGS